In the Candidatus Cloacimonas acidaminovorans str. Evry genome, one interval contains:
- a CDS encoding glycosyltransferase family 2 protein, with product MHPSVLVLILSYNGKELLIDAVQSYLDCEYPNFAVAVIDNGSTDGTEDFIRNNYPNVVFMRSEKNLGYSGGMNIGLAYAFEQNNYDYVLITNNDVIADKQIITALVETAEANPGTAFTTGKVYYYERPDVFQTLGKSSHPTLVRGEHLGRGEKDLGQYDRDTELAFCDDIFWLVSREVYLKTGGYDTEFFLQAEDFDWQLRAKKAGFKIMYSYKAKLWHKESMTIGKSSPLKAYYDARNPMIAIMKNCEPNVVKIFCRNRIFNVMLPAIARNIIKGHIALSYSMTKGLLSVLIWKIKHHNR from the coding sequence ATGCATCCATCTGTATTAGTATTGATACTAAGCTATAACGGTAAAGAACTTTTAATAGATGCAGTGCAATCTTATCTTGATTGTGAATACCCGAATTTTGCTGTGGCAGTTATTGATAATGGTTCAACTGACGGAACGGAGGATTTTATCAGGAATAATTATCCCAATGTTGTTTTTATGCGTTCTGAAAAGAATCTTGGTTATTCCGGAGGTATGAATATTGGTTTGGCTTATGCTTTTGAACAAAATAATTATGACTATGTTCTAATTACAAATAATGATGTTATAGCTGATAAACAAATTATTACTGCTCTGGTGGAAACTGCGGAAGCAAACCCGGGAACGGCATTTACTACTGGAAAGGTCTATTATTATGAAAGACCGGATGTTTTCCAAACATTAGGGAAAAGTTCTCACCCTACTCTTGTAAGAGGGGAGCATTTGGGAAGAGGGGAGAAAGATTTAGGACAATATGATAGGGATACAGAATTAGCATTTTGTGATGACATATTTTGGTTGGTCTCCAGAGAAGTATATTTAAAAACAGGGGGATATGACACGGAGTTTTTTCTTCAAGCAGAGGATTTTGATTGGCAATTGCGAGCTAAAAAAGCTGGGTTTAAGATAATGTATTCTTATAAAGCCAAATTATGGCATAAGGAAAGTATGACAATAGGTAAGTCATCACCGTTAAAAGCTTATTATGACGCCAGGAATCCAATGATTGCAATTATGAAAAATTGTGAACCAAATGTCGTTAAAATATTTTGTAGAAACAGGATATTTAATGTTATGTTACCAGCTATTGCACGCAATATTATAAAGGGACACATAGCATTGTCTTATAGTATGACTAAAGGTCTCTTATCAGTTTTAATATGGAAAATAAAACATCATAATCGGTAG
- a CDS encoding GNAT family N-acetyltransferase: MIYEKAILELTKSEIDLCNNLLMNSPDRHIFNDIRLHLRIQDYYEDTVEGNVLFFSSNGNIAAYIIIYHIIGRKPIYFLSPYQKSLITYGGIVCPEGRSQQKIYLKELKKFLRRRAIYIKSIPGIDISIYYELGFKIIEKQTLYINTQKSEDELWNEIQNRIKWNIKKGHQSNIRVNIIIPKVIEDIEPLYEIYSELCARTGLYLHSKSYYFSILDNNNFEHSLIFYAYQGVQVVSAMAVLQYDGIIMSWFGGTFDKYRNTNAGSLIYWEIIKYACSHKLECFDLLGLDIQDIAFFKKGFGGYEVPVYHITYKSLSFKVFNVIIKLLGK, encoded by the coding sequence ATGATATACGAAAAAGCAATATTAGAATTGACAAAATCAGAGATAGATTTATGCAATAATTTGCTGATGAATTCTCCGGATAGGCATATTTTTAATGATATTCGGTTACATCTAAGAATTCAAGATTATTATGAAGATACAGTTGAAGGGAATGTTCTTTTCTTTAGCAGTAATGGTAATATAGCAGCTTATATAATTATCTATCATATAATTGGAAGAAAACCAATATATTTTTTATCACCTTACCAAAAATCATTAATAACATACGGAGGAATAGTTTGTCCTGAAGGTAGAAGTCAACAAAAAATATATCTTAAAGAGCTAAAAAAATTTTTAAGAAGAAGAGCAATTTATATTAAATCTATTCCTGGTATTGATATTAGCATATACTATGAATTAGGATTCAAAATAATAGAAAAACAAACTCTTTACATTAATACTCAAAAATCCGAAGATGAGCTATGGAATGAAATACAAAATAGAATTAAATGGAATATTAAAAAAGGACATCAATCTAATATCAGGGTTAATATAATAATTCCCAAAGTCATTGAAGATATAGAGCCATTATATGAAATATATAGTGAACTTTGTGCAAGAACCGGTTTGTATCTTCATAGTAAAAGTTATTATTTTTCTATCCTTGATAATAATAATTTTGAACATTCATTGATATTTTATGCTTACCAAGGGGTTCAAGTTGTTTCGGCGATGGCAGTTCTACAATATGATGGAATTATAATGTCATGGTTTGGTGGAACTTTTGATAAATATAGAAATACTAATGCTGGTTCACTAATATATTGGGAAATTATAAAATATGCTTGTTCTCACAAATTAGAATGTTTTGATTTATTAGGACTTGACATTCAAGATATTGCTTTTTTCAAGAAAGGTTTTGGGGGTTATGAAGTACCTGTATATCATATAACATATAAATCATTATCTTTTAAAGTATTTAATGTAATTATAAAATTATTAGGAAAATAA
- a CDS encoding DegT/DnrJ/EryC1/StrS family aminotransferase: MNIRLFKPYVGQEELDSIKDTFERGWIGLGAKVSELEQKWSNYIGGSFSLAVNSATAALHLAVTAFNFPRGKKVLVPAITFVSTANAALYNGLKPVFVDVDPITLQMDLCDLKKKYDNDCVAIIPVHLGGYPVDIENILDFAEDKGLKVIEDCAHCAGGEYKGKKLGTWGHIGCFSFEEKKLMTTGDGGMICSNDEEIIEKLKPYRWVGIDKDTWRRAIEFRDEANNDAYHWHYVISVLGYKYNMNDLAASIGLVQLKKLDYMNMTRSQHINLYLNKIKGLKEIKPLLPYNTERDVYWMFGVRTKRRDELIIYLKEKGISTGVHFYPLTLHPLFKNFYVPCKIAETVWKEFITLPLFVELTNEEIDYIAKVLYDFEG, encoded by the coding sequence ATGAATATTAGATTATTTAAACCCTATGTCGGTCAAGAAGAACTGGACAGTATCAAAGATACATTTGAAAGAGGATGGATTGGTTTGGGTGCTAAAGTATCTGAATTAGAACAAAAATGGAGCAATTATATCGGAGGTTCTTTTTCATTAGCAGTAAATTCTGCCACTGCCGCTTTACATCTTGCTGTAACAGCTTTTAATTTTCCCAGGGGGAAAAAAGTTCTTGTTCCTGCTATTACTTTTGTATCAACAGCAAACGCTGCACTTTATAATGGATTGAAACCTGTGTTTGTAGATGTTGATCCAATTACTTTGCAAATGGACTTATGCGATTTGAAAAAAAAGTATGATAATGATTGTGTAGCAATTATTCCTGTACATTTAGGAGGTTATCCTGTAGATATTGAAAACATCTTAGATTTTGCTGAGGATAAAGGTCTAAAAGTTATAGAAGATTGTGCCCATTGCGCCGGAGGTGAATATAAGGGTAAAAAACTTGGAACCTGGGGTCATATTGGTTGTTTCAGTTTTGAGGAAAAGAAATTAATGACTACCGGTGATGGAGGTATGATCTGCTCTAATGATGAAGAAATTATTGAAAAGTTGAAACCATATAGATGGGTAGGAATTGATAAAGACACCTGGAGACGGGCAATTGAATTCCGTGATGAAGCTAATAATGATGCATATCATTGGCACTATGTTATTTCAGTTTTGGGGTATAAATATAATATGAATGACTTGGCAGCATCAATTGGTCTGGTGCAGTTAAAGAAATTAGATTATATGAATATGACCAGATCACAACATATAAATTTATATTTAAATAAAATTAAAGGTTTGAAAGAAATTAAACCATTGTTACCGTATAATACGGAAAGAGATGTATATTGGATGTTCGGCGTGAGAACGAAAAGGCGTGATGAACTCATTATTTACTTAAAAGAAAAAGGAATATCTACAGGGGTTCATTTTTATCCTCTAACTTTACATCCTTTATTTAAGAATTTCTATGTTCCCTGTAAAATAGCAGAAACCGTTTGGAAAGAATTTATTACTCTTCCTCTCTTTGTGGAATTAACAAATGAGGAAATAGATTATATTGCAAAAGTACTCTATGATTTTGAGGGCTAA
- a CDS encoding sugar phosphate nucleotidyltransferase: MKAVILSGGLGSRLKPFTEVIPKPLLPIGEKAVLEIQIEHLKNNGFDHIFLATNYKSEYIENFFGNGSKYGVKLSISKEEKPLGTAGPVKLLQNQLNNEPFLVMNGDILTLLPYRKLYEFACSKETLLTIATKDIYTPFQFGNIHTEGDFVTGIEEKPNIKTTILAGIYIFKPEILNLIPDNTMYGMDKLIIDMLERRLPISHYPIQEYWLDIGQVGDYEKAQEIYKEHFK, translated from the coding sequence ATGAAAGCAGTAATTTTATCTGGTGGTCTCGGTTCTCGTTTAAAACCCTTCACCGAAGTAATTCCCAAACCACTTTTACCTATTGGGGAAAAAGCGGTTTTAGAAATTCAAATAGAGCACTTAAAAAATAATGGGTTTGATCATATTTTTTTAGCTACGAACTATAAATCTGAATATATTGAAAATTTCTTTGGTAATGGCAGTAAATACGGAGTCAAATTAAGTATCAGTAAAGAAGAAAAACCCTTAGGAACTGCTGGTCCGGTAAAACTACTGCAGAATCAATTAAATAATGAGCCATTTTTAGTGATGAATGGTGATATTCTTACTTTGTTGCCTTATAGGAAACTTTATGAATTTGCCTGCAGTAAAGAGACATTATTAACTATTGCTACCAAGGATATATATACTCCTTTCCAGTTTGGAAATATTCATACTGAAGGTGATTTTGTTACTGGAATAGAGGAAAAGCCCAATATTAAAACCACTATTCTTGCCGGAATCTATATTTTCAAACCGGAAATACTTAATTTAATACCCGATAATACAATGTATGGGATGGATAAATTAATAATTGATATGCTTGAAAGGCGCTTACCAATTTCTCATTATCCGATTCAGGAATATTGGCTGGATATTGGACAAGTTGGGGATTATGAAAAGGCACAGGAAATCTATAAGGAACATTTTAAGTAG
- a CDS encoding lipopolysaccharide biosynthesis protein: MLKQRFLVHFGTNFITHFLGIIAGIVVARIAGPSVVGVLSYGTAYVSILAFITGIFGSAHIKLVSEGRDQSSCLAVYRRLRGISAIIYFLATLAMFLIQKYLLNYQFESKEIQIVILLSLLAHFLSLYEGYTNVIYTANLKQAKANLPNFYRNIAWHVGRVVIVILGFRAVTLASYNLALSCLVTLYCAYLLKEFPRGKYDKKLAKDYIRISIPALIIVIVNNITHYADKLLLAHYTNTTQLGYYSAAFSLGGMFMLIAMPVSNIFFPLFSKMISMNNWEGVNINIFKYQEFIILFLFPIMCILAITVKDPLLLVLGNRYKPSVTPLIILLFSTYVVLLGLPYGNVITGMGKFYIYAWTNVIKLIIFIISITFFVSPRFLNLGATGLACNQLVLNLTGNLIYLFYTMNYGKVRLFMKNNIRHLVIILISFIAFLGSRYVKNIYEYWWLFYIPLYLIVCYGILITFKLIGKEHWLLLTEALNLKKTLNYAKDEMSNRDV; encoded by the coding sequence ATGCTTAAACAGCGTTTTCTTGTTCATTTCGGGACAAACTTTATTACACATTTTTTAGGTATAATAGCAGGTATAGTAGTTGCTAGAATTGCAGGACCTTCGGTAGTTGGCGTTTTATCGTATGGAACTGCTTATGTATCTATTCTCGCATTTATTACTGGTATTTTTGGTTCTGCTCATATCAAACTTGTATCTGAAGGCCGAGATCAAAGTTCTTGTTTAGCTGTATATAGAAGATTACGAGGCATTAGTGCGATAATTTATTTTTTAGCTACACTGGCTATGTTCCTTATTCAAAAATACTTACTTAATTATCAGTTTGAAAGCAAAGAAATTCAAATTGTTATATTATTATCTCTTTTAGCTCATTTTCTCAGTTTATATGAAGGGTATACCAATGTAATTTATACAGCTAATTTGAAGCAGGCAAAGGCAAATTTACCCAACTTCTACCGTAATATTGCCTGGCACGTTGGTAGGGTTGTAATAGTAATATTAGGTTTTCGTGCAGTTACCTTAGCATCCTATAATTTAGCTCTTTCTTGTTTAGTTACCTTATATTGCGCATATTTACTTAAAGAATTTCCCAGAGGTAAATATGATAAAAAGCTAGCAAAGGATTATATCCGTATCAGCATACCTGCTCTAATAATTGTAATAGTAAACAATATTACCCATTATGCTGATAAATTGCTTCTTGCCCATTATACTAATACAACTCAATTAGGTTATTATTCAGCTGCATTTTCCCTTGGTGGGATGTTTATGCTTATAGCTATGCCTGTTAGCAATATTTTCTTTCCTCTTTTTTCCAAAATGATTAGTATGAATAATTGGGAAGGAGTGAATATCAATATTTTCAAATATCAAGAGTTTATCATCCTTTTTCTTTTCCCTATTATGTGCATTCTTGCCATAACCGTAAAAGACCCGTTACTATTAGTATTGGGGAATCGTTATAAGCCCAGTGTAACACCTTTGATCATCCTTCTTTTTTCTACTTATGTAGTTTTGCTCGGGTTACCTTATGGTAATGTCATTACAGGAATGGGAAAATTCTATATATACGCCTGGACAAATGTAATAAAATTAATAATATTCATTATATCAATTACATTTTTTGTGTCTCCCAGGTTTTTAAATTTGGGAGCTACCGGTTTAGCGTGTAATCAACTCGTTTTAAATCTAACCGGAAATTTGATTTATCTCTTTTACACAATGAATTATGGCAAAGTAAGGTTATTTATGAAAAATAATATCCGGCATTTGGTAATTATTTTGATATCGTTTATTGCCTTCTTAGGATCAAGATATGTTAAAAACATTTATGAATATTGGTGGTTATTTTATATTCCTTTATATTTAATAGTTTGCTATGGAATTCTGATTACATTTAAACTGATTGGAAAGGAACATTGGTTACTTTTAACAGAGGCATTAAACCTAAAAAAGACCCTAAATTATGCAAAAGACGAGATGAGTAATAGAGATGTTTGA
- a CDS encoding four helix bundle protein — MREYGFEKLSVWQNSRKLVKQVYCLTKQLPSEEKFGLSSQMQRAIVSVSSNIAEGASRAGNKDQSHFYQTAYASLMEVLCQLMLCFDLGFIKEEKYNNIREAIDKISYQINQLRNSALNKPSQPSQPSQPSQPSKPSQSK, encoded by the coding sequence ATGAGAGAATATGGTTTTGAAAAGTTAAGTGTATGGCAGAATTCCAGAAAATTGGTTAAACAAGTTTATTGTCTTACAAAACAATTACCTTCCGAAGAAAAGTTTGGTTTGAGCTCACAAATGCAACGAGCTATTGTATCAGTTAGTTCAAATATTGCTGAAGGTGCATCAAGAGCTGGCAATAAAGATCAGAGTCATTTCTATCAGACAGCTTATGCAAGTTTGATGGAAGTTCTTTGTCAGCTTATGCTTTGTTTTGATTTAGGGTTTATAAAAGAAGAGAAATATAATAACATCAGAGAGGCAATTGATAAAATCTCTTATCAAATCAATCAACTTCGCAATTCCGCTTTAAATAAACCTTCTCAACCCTCTCAACCCTCTCAACCATCTCAACCCTCTAAACCCTCTCAATCTAAATAA
- a CDS encoding GNAT family N-acetyltransferase produces MLKYNNIYLRPIEKEDIPKRTKWLNDEEISSMLIIQYPVSLISGYYWLDRIQGDESRTDFVICISDNNEAIGVIGLTNISKFNKNAEMYIYIGDKDYWGQGYGKIAVNLLLQYAKSVLGLRKIYVYTLDINVKARSLYSKLGFITEGKLVKHIYKNGEYRDLIIQSTFFSGFNE; encoded by the coding sequence ATGTTAAAATATAATAATATTTATTTAAGACCTATAGAAAAAGAAGATATTCCAAAAAGGACAAAGTGGCTTAATGATGAAGAAATATCCTCTATGCTTATAATTCAATATCCAGTATCGCTTATAAGTGGTTATTATTGGCTTGATAGAATACAAGGCGACGAATCAAGGACTGATTTTGTAATATGTATATCTGATAATAATGAAGCAATTGGAGTAATTGGATTAACAAATATATCTAAATTTAACAAAAATGCAGAAATGTATATATATATTGGTGATAAAGATTATTGGGGACAAGGATATGGTAAAATTGCAGTTAATTTATTATTACAATATGCCAAAAGTGTATTAGGTTTGAGAAAAATTTATGTATATACTTTGGATATTAATGTTAAAGCTAGATCTTTATATTCTAAACTTGGATTTATCACAGAAGGTAAATTAGTAAAGCATATATATAAAAATGGAGAATATAGAGATTTAATAATACAATCAACATTTTTTTCGGGTTTCAATGAATAA
- a CDS encoding LbetaH domain-containing protein: MLIKKIIVRYFIKPYMNKTIMHLKHSKIGKNSIIGNGVVIGKNVAIGRNAILRKITIGNHSVIESFVKCVGTEKGCIFIGSNSYIGISNILDNSANITIGNFVHIAGPTTALWTHSSAKMCMNSIPLNKANEK, from the coding sequence ATGTTAATCAAAAAGATAATTGTTAGATATTTTATTAAACCTTATATGAATAAAACTATTATGCATTTGAAGCATAGCAAGATTGGTAAAAACTCAATTATTGGTAATGGGGTTGTTATCGGAAAGAATGTAGCTATTGGTAGGAATGCAATTTTGAGAAAAATTACTATCGGAAATCATTCCGTAATTGAATCTTTTGTGAAGTGTGTCGGAACCGAAAAAGGATGTATATTTATTGGTTCCAATAGTTATATTGGAATTTCCAATATTTTGGATAATAGTGCAAACATTACGATAGGAAATTTTGTTCATATTGCAGGACCTACAACTGCATTGTGGACTCATTCTAGCGCTAAAATGTGTATGAATAGCATACCTCTTAATAAAGCAAATGAAAAATAG
- a CDS encoding NAD-dependent 4,6-dehydratase LegB, whose product MKVLVTGADGFIGSHLTEALLKEGYKVRALSQYNSFNYWGWLEDIKPSSGLEIVCGDVRDPNFCREISKDIDVIFHLAALIAIPYSYIAPESYIETNVKGTLNICQAAKDNGVKRILVTSTSEVYGTAQYVPIDEKHPLQPQSPYSASKIGADAIAMSFYNSFKLPLTIVRPFNTYGPRQSARAVIPTIITQIASGVKEIKLGDASPTRDFNYVEDICRGFILLVQCDKAIGETVNIGSNYEISIKETFELIKDIMHSDVKLITDEQRIRPEKSEVFRLWCDNRKIKALTGYEPKYSIKEGLEKTVEWFINPQNLAKYKPGIYNL is encoded by the coding sequence ATGAAAGTTCTTGTTACCGGTGCTGATGGTTTTATCGGTTCCCATCTTACAGAAGCATTATTGAAAGAGGGATACAAGGTAAGAGCTTTGTCTCAATACAATTCTTTCAATTATTGGGGTTGGTTGGAAGATATTAAACCAAGTTCAGGTTTGGAAATTGTATGTGGAGATGTCCGAGATCCTAATTTTTGCAGAGAAATAAGCAAAGACATAGATGTTATTTTTCATTTGGCTGCTTTAATAGCTATTCCTTATTCTTATATTGCACCGGAAAGTTATATTGAGACGAATGTAAAAGGGACTTTAAATATTTGCCAGGCAGCTAAAGATAATGGAGTGAAAAGAATTTTAGTTACTTCCACCAGTGAGGTTTATGGTACAGCACAATATGTCCCTATTGATGAAAAACATCCTTTGCAACCTCAATCACCTTATAGTGCCAGTAAAATTGGGGCTGATGCAATAGCGATGAGTTTTTATAATTCCTTTAAACTTCCTTTAACTATTGTGCGTCCTTTTAATACTTATGGTCCCCGACAATCTGCCAGAGCAGTGATTCCTACAATAATAACTCAAATTGCGAGTGGTGTAAAAGAAATTAAATTGGGAGATGCATCTCCAACTCGTGATTTCAACTATGTAGAAGATATTTGCCGGGGCTTTATTTTATTAGTCCAATGTGATAAAGCAATTGGCGAGACAGTGAATATTGGTTCCAACTATGAAATTTCCATAAAAGAGACCTTTGAATTGATTAAGGATATAATGCATAGTGATGTTAAACTTATTACTGATGAACAGCGTATAAGACCTGAAAAATCAGAGGTCTTTCGTCTGTGGTGTGATAATAGAAAAATAAAGGCATTAACTGGTTATGAACCCAAATATAGCATCAAAGAAGGATTGGAAAAAACGGTGGAATGGTTTATAAATCCACAAAACCTGGCAAAATACAAACCGGGAATCTATAATCTTTAG
- a CDS encoding LegC family aminotransferase — protein MVYQYIIDFIRSLYPNRETVPLHEPYFGGNEKKYVLDCIESTFVSSVGKYVDRFEEMIKDFTGAKYAIATVNGTSALHIALKLAGVQEGDLVITQPLTFIATCNAISYCGAEPIFVDIDPDTLGMSPDSLANWLQENVELKVERVEEGLEGLDPQPSQLSQPSQPYKPYHKINKKRISACVPMHTFGHPCKMDSIVEICNRYHIPVVEDAAESIGSYYKGKHTGTFGKLGILSFNGNKTITTGGGGMILTDDDELGPLAKHLTTTAKKPHPWKFEHNMIGYNYRLPNINAALGCAQMEMLPEILKNKRETAHIYQDFFQTITDINFITEPEDCISNYWLNAILLKDMKERDAFLEQANAQKVRCRPAWILMNKLEMFNHCLTTEIPISEKIESKLVNVPSSYRNN, from the coding sequence ATGGTCTATCAATATATAATCGACTTCATCCGTTCCCTCTATCCCAATAGAGAAACCGTTCCTCTTCACGAACCCTATTTTGGGGGTAATGAAAAGAAATATGTTCTGGATTGTATAGAAAGCACTTTTGTTTCTTCCGTCGGTAAATATGTGGATCGTTTTGAAGAGATGATCAAGGATTTTACCGGTGCTAAATATGCCATTGCTACAGTGAATGGAACTTCTGCTTTGCATATTGCTTTAAAACTTGCCGGTGTCCAAGAAGGTGACCTGGTAATAACTCAACCACTTACTTTTATAGCAACTTGTAATGCTATATCCTATTGTGGTGCAGAGCCAATTTTTGTAGATATTGATCCTGATACCTTAGGAATGTCTCCTGATTCATTAGCAAACTGGCTACAAGAAAATGTGGAGTTAAAGGTTGAGAGGGTTGAGGAAGGTTTAGAAGGTTTAGACCCTCAACCCTCTCAACTCTCTCAACCTTCTCAACCTTATAAACCCTATCACAAAATTAATAAAAAACGCATATCTGCTTGCGTTCCTATGCACACTTTTGGTCATCCCTGCAAAATGGATAGTATTGTGGAAATATGCAATCGCTATCATATTCCCGTTGTGGAAGATGCTGCAGAATCAATTGGCAGTTACTATAAGGGTAAGCATACAGGCACTTTTGGGAAATTGGGAATATTAAGTTTTAACGGAAATAAAACAATAACTACAGGTGGTGGAGGGATGATTTTAACTGATGATGATGAACTTGGTCCCCTGGCAAAACATCTTACCACAACTGCGAAAAAACCACATCCCTGGAAGTTTGAACATAATATGATCGGCTATAATTATCGTCTGCCAAATATAAATGCTGCTTTGGGTTGTGCGCAAATGGAAATGTTACCGGAAATTCTTAAAAACAAAAGAGAAACGGCGCATATTTATCAGGACTTCTTTCAAACAATTACTGATATTAATTTTATTACAGAACCCGAAGATTGCATTTCTAACTATTGGCTAAATGCTATTCTCCTAAAAGATATGAAAGAAAGAGATGCTTTTCTGGAACAAGCAAATGCACAAAAAGTTAGGTGTCGTCCTGCTTGGATTCTGATGAACAAACTGGAAATGTTTAATCATTGCTTGACAACAGAAATTCCAATATCAGAAAAGATTGAATCCAAATTAGTTAATGTCCCAAGCAGTTATAGAAATAACTAA
- a CDS encoding acyltransferase, with the protein MEDNVYIGCNCTIYPGIRIGHHSIVAPNSAVTKDIPPYSMFGGVPAKFIKSTYEMIEN; encoded by the coding sequence ATTGAAGATAATGTTTATATAGGATGTAATTGTACAATATATCCGGGAATTAGAATAGGACATCATTCTATTGTGGCACCAAATTCTGCAGTTACAAAAGATATTCCTCCTTATTCAATGTTCGGTGGTGTTCCTGCCAAATTTATCAAATCAACTTATGAAATGATTGAAAACTAA
- a CDS encoding glycosyltransferase family 4 protein, with amino-acid sequence MIKIIFVIPFSPKYAEYADKPKPKYNWDTKDGQWVGIWGYDWGDLHLKSLVEYYNNYDCEVWQPDLRADKIYSAELCNKLVHRNFPAKMIKRFSRFKFREEIYSQSIIEKLKNYNDINTVIMLPATARTKWMVSILESTRNAKHLYYNYLNDALLLPSKINTFNPFKAYNRYLLNKEKLKWLKKMNVLLTGYSNPDALNRAEEINPMLKAIRVKLGLDLDFWYPVIDKAAARRKLNIPNETFVILLSQRIVPEYQVDRFIEVIAKIKPERIFVCYITGFGLPDYKSYLQGLVDYYKLNDKIYFVGYISDEELRNYMIASDLFVTIPTMSAGSGGAVKEMTIGRPIFTSSYGSTYNFLKENNAGIFVNPTDYDDWAQKLESIINGEIIVKTVNREIVADYYSWKNTAEQTKKAIDLLFEEN; translated from the coding sequence ATGATAAAAATAATATTTGTAATTCCATTTTCCCCTAAATATGCTGAATATGCTGATAAACCAAAGCCCAAATATAATTGGGATACAAAAGATGGTCAGTGGGTTGGTATTTGGGGATATGATTGGGGTGATCTTCATTTAAAATCTCTTGTGGAGTATTATAATAATTATGATTGTGAGGTCTGGCAACCAGACCTTAGAGCTGATAAAATATACTCAGCTGAGCTATGTAATAAATTAGTTCATAGAAATTTTCCTGCTAAAATGATCAAAAGATTTAGTCGCTTTAAATTCAGGGAAGAAATATATTCTCAAAGTATTATTGAAAAATTGAAAAATTATAATGATATTAATACTGTTATTATGTTGCCTGCTACAGCTCGGACAAAATGGATGGTTTCAATTCTTGAGTCCACAAGAAATGCAAAACATTTATATTATAACTATCTAAATGACGCATTATTATTGCCTTCTAAAATTAATACATTTAATCCTTTTAAAGCATATAATAGATATCTTCTTAATAAAGAAAAGCTAAAATGGTTGAAAAAGATGAATGTATTACTAACCGGTTATTCAAATCCGGATGCTCTAAATAGAGCCGAAGAGATTAACCCTATGCTTAAGGCAATTAGAGTTAAATTGGGTTTAGACCTTGATTTTTGGTATCCTGTAATTGATAAAGCAGCAGCAAGAAGAAAGCTAAATATTCCCAATGAAACATTTGTAATCCTTTTATCTCAACGCATAGTTCCAGAGTATCAAGTTGATCGTTTTATTGAAGTCATTGCAAAAATCAAACCCGAAAGAATATTTGTTTGTTATATTACTGGCTTTGGATTACCTGACTATAAAAGTTACTTACAGGGTTTAGTAGATTATTATAAATTAAATGATAAGATATATTTTGTTGGTTATATTAGTGATGAAGAATTAAGGAATTATATGATTGCCTCAGATCTTTTTGTAACTATACCAACAATGTCTGCAGGTTCTGGAGGAGCAGTAAAAGAAATGACAATAGGAAGGCCAATATTTACCTCAAGTTATGGTTCAACTTATAATTTCCTGAAAGAAAATAATGCAGGTATTTTTGTTAATCCCACTGACTATGATGATTGGGCACAAAAATTAGAATCCATAATCAATGGAGAGATAATTGTGAAAACCGTTAATAGAGAAATAGTTGCCGATTATTATTCTTGGAAAAATACTGCTGAACAGACAAAAAAAGCTATTGATTTATTATTTGAGGAAAACTAA